A region from the Methylovorus glucosotrophus genome encodes:
- a CDS encoding DASH family cryptochrome, producing the protein MSIQMTPPRGLIFWFRRDLRLHDQVALTWAARQAADIGGWLLPVFVHDPAESGLTRWGFARMAPHRRAWLTSAVDALAGQLRALGSDLVPLHGDSVDTLVRLVRALGNPLLVCEEIAAPEEQAVVAALLAAGVKVQTIWQSSLVTVEDLPFDPQAVTDTFTTFRHALERAHVQAARPLPSIKQLPPLPSHALLNAIPSEVASDGADHAMASEPWPHDARSAFPPGSSGFDGGEQAALQHLQQYCQRRLPHSYKSTRNGLIGVDYSSKWSPWLATGALSARQAWAAIQAFEAEHGANESSYWLWFELLWRDHFRWLHFKHGKQLYRARGLGEAHVPSHDPDHFARWCRGETGQPFIDAGMRELAATGYLSNRMRQNVASYLIHDLGCDWRAGAAWFESQLLDYDVYSNQGNWLYLSGRGTDPRQGRRFNPDKQAQDYDADGSYRALWARAT; encoded by the coding sequence ATGTCGATACAGATGACTCCACCACGCGGCCTTATTTTCTGGTTTAGACGTGATCTGCGTCTGCATGATCAGGTTGCGCTGACCTGGGCCGCGCGTCAGGCGGCTGATATTGGCGGCTGGCTGCTGCCAGTGTTCGTGCATGATCCTGCCGAAAGTGGCCTGACACGCTGGGGCTTCGCCAGGATGGCGCCGCACCGGCGAGCCTGGCTGACGAGTGCGGTGGATGCGCTGGCCGGGCAATTGCGCGCGCTTGGCAGTGATCTGGTGCCATTACACGGGGATAGCGTGGATACACTGGTGCGGTTGGTTCGCGCACTCGGCAACCCGTTGCTGGTGTGCGAGGAGATTGCGGCGCCCGAGGAGCAGGCGGTGGTGGCTGCCTTATTGGCGGCGGGGGTGAAGGTGCAGACCATCTGGCAATCCAGTCTGGTGACGGTGGAGGATCTGCCGTTTGATCCTCAGGCGGTGACGGATACTTTTACGACATTTCGCCATGCGCTGGAGCGCGCGCATGTTCAGGCGGCGCGCCCGTTGCCGTCCATCAAGCAGTTGCCGCCGTTGCCATCGCATGCCTTGCTGAATGCGATACCGAGTGAAGTCGCGAGCGACGGCGCTGATCATGCGATGGCAAGCGAGCCATGGCCGCATGACGCCCGGTCTGCGTTCCCGCCAGGTTCTTCGGGATTCGATGGCGGTGAGCAGGCGGCCCTGCAACATCTGCAGCAGTATTGCCAACGGCGGTTGCCGCATAGCTACAAGTCCACCCGCAATGGGCTCATCGGGGTCGATTATTCCAGCAAATGGTCGCCGTGGCTGGCGACAGGTGCCTTGTCGGCACGGCAGGCCTGGGCGGCGATTCAGGCATTTGAAGCGGAGCATGGTGCCAACGAGAGCAGCTATTGGCTGTGGTTTGAATTGCTGTGGCGCGATCATTTCCGCTGGCTGCATTTCAAACACGGCAAACAGCTCTATCGCGCCCGTGGCCTGGGCGAAGCGCATGTGCCATCGCATGATCCAGACCATTTTGCCCGCTGGTGCCGTGGCGAAACCGGGCAGCCGTTTATTGATGCCGGCATGCGCGAGCTGGCGGCGACCGGGTATCTTTCCAATCGCATGCGGCAGAATGTCGCGAGTTATCTGATACATGACCTGGGTTGCGATTGGCGTGCCGGCGCGGCCTGGTTTGAATCGCAGCTGCTGGATTACGATGTCTACAGCAATCAGGGCAACTGGCTTTACCTGAGTGGACGCGGTACGGATCCGCGGCAGGGGCGGCGATTCAACCCGGACAAGCAGGCGCAGGATTACGATGCGGATGGCAGCTACCGCGCCTTATGGGCGAGGGCAACATGA
- a CDS encoding helix-turn-helix domain-containing protein, producing MARHPVRTPQQLALVLQGYRRQAGLTQKEAATKVGMLPKTISLIENDADSSSIASLFKLLSALDLEIVLQAKGSSTATPDGDEW from the coding sequence ATGGCACGTCATCCGGTTCGTACACCACAACAGCTTGCGCTCGTACTTCAGGGATATAGAAGGCAAGCCGGACTAACCCAGAAAGAGGCTGCTACCAAGGTTGGCATGCTGCCAAAAACCATTTCTTTAATCGAAAACGACGCCGACTCCAGTAGCATAGCCAGCCTATTCAAGCTACTGTCAGCGCTTGACCTTGAGATTGTGCTGCAAGCCAAAGGATCTTCAACGGCTACTCCGGATGGAGATGAATGGTAA
- a CDS encoding type II toxin-antitoxin system HipA family toxin yields MGKRSRTQTLQVLMNGLRVGRWTSTSTHAYEFAYDPSWLEMRESRPVSLSMPLRAAPYKDEYVRPFFDNLLPDSEQIRLRIQTRYGTKSASPFDLLEEIGRDCVGAIQLLPDDTDPEDVKLISGVPLNEEAIERLLSNAISIGKQGRDEDDFRISIAGAQEKTALLWHNGEWLKPQGATPTTHIFKLPIGVPGQPGLDMSTSVENEWLCEQILKAYGIQTSNSEIMQFGARKVLVVERFDRRKSTDGSWIMRLPQEDFCQATATPPGKKYESDGGPGIEKIMSILLGSRLADQDRRDFYKSQMLFWMLCAIDGHAKNFSLFIESGGSYRLTPRYDVLSAYPVLGNGAGKLSPNKVKMAMAFSGSNRHYRWVEILPRHMMETARRCGLNDDCAAIIDTLIASTPAVIKKVEALLPADFPESVSIPILAGLRDASHKLEGYKIP; encoded by the coding sequence ATGGGCAAACGCTCCAGAACCCAGACACTACAGGTATTGATGAATGGCCTGAGGGTTGGACGGTGGACATCCACATCGACCCATGCATATGAGTTCGCCTACGACCCATCATGGCTGGAAATGCGCGAATCCCGGCCTGTTTCATTGTCGATGCCATTGCGAGCAGCACCTTACAAGGACGAATATGTACGTCCATTCTTTGACAATCTGCTACCCGATAGCGAACAGATTCGCTTGAGAATTCAAACCCGATACGGAACAAAGTCGGCCTCACCATTTGATTTGCTGGAAGAAATTGGGAGAGACTGCGTGGGGGCGATTCAGCTTCTGCCCGACGACACGGACCCAGAAGATGTGAAGTTGATAAGCGGTGTGCCTCTCAATGAGGAGGCGATCGAACGGCTGCTAAGCAATGCCATTTCTATCGGCAAACAAGGCCGTGATGAGGATGACTTTAGAATCTCCATCGCTGGAGCACAGGAAAAAACCGCCCTGCTCTGGCATAACGGCGAGTGGCTAAAGCCACAAGGTGCCACGCCAACCACGCATATTTTCAAATTGCCGATCGGTGTGCCCGGACAACCAGGTTTGGACATGAGCACGTCTGTCGAAAACGAGTGGCTATGCGAGCAGATTCTGAAGGCGTATGGCATACAGACCTCCAACAGCGAAATCATGCAATTCGGCGCCAGAAAAGTTCTTGTTGTTGAACGCTTCGACAGGCGAAAGTCAACGGACGGCAGTTGGATCATGCGTCTGCCGCAGGAGGATTTTTGTCAGGCCACAGCTACGCCACCGGGCAAAAAGTATGAGAGCGATGGCGGCCCTGGAATAGAGAAGATCATGAGCATACTGCTCGGGTCGCGACTGGCAGATCAGGACAGGCGGGATTTCTACAAGTCGCAAATGCTGTTTTGGATGCTTTGTGCCATTGACGGTCATGCCAAGAATTTCAGTCTGTTTATTGAATCAGGGGGAAGCTACAGACTGACGCCGAGATACGATGTTCTATCTGCCTACCCTGTGCTGGGAAACGGAGCGGGCAAACTGTCGCCCAATAAGGTGAAAATGGCCATGGCATTTTCCGGGAGCAATCGTCATTACCGATGGGTAGAAATACTGCCCAGACACATGATGGAGACAGCAAGACGCTGTGGCTTGAACGACGATTGCGCGGCCATCATCGACACTCTTATTGCATCGACACCAGCAGTAATCAAAAAGGTTGAGGCACTATTACCCGCCGATTTTCCTGAGAGTGTATCGATCCCGATACTGGCTGGCCTGCGGGATGCATCTCACAAGCTGGAGGGATACAAAATTCCATGA